The region TCTAACATATTAATTTGTTTAGtgtcacagaaaagaaaaagaatactGAGCCTTTCTTCACCTTGTCATGTTGTCTTCACTATCAATAATATCTACTGTCcaaactgaccaatcagagttCATGTGGTCTCCATTGACCataatgtgtatttgtattttttgaggAGGTGCATGTCAGCTCCAGCAGTACCTCCTGTAGAGCTACAGGCTCTCTGCAACAACCTGATGCAGACATTACTATTTATCTATACAGACTGTTTTCTACCTTAAATTCAAGTGTTCTGCCCATGCATGTTAGACTCACTCACAAGTCACAAAATTAGATTATGATTATAATCAACATTTGTCATCATGTCTACAAGAAAgttaatcatttacattttgaaaattaGCTGAATTCGTTTTTCACCCTAAGACACCTTGGTCATGGACCTGTTAACTACAAATAAGCCTGGAATTCTGCAGGGTTGGGCTTAAGGACATGTTGCTACGACGACAGCTCCAGGTACATTTTTAGCCATCTTTGAAGGAGAGGTGGAAAACACACAGTGCAATAAAGGTCTGCTGAACTTCTTTTTCCAGTTATCAGTACCAACAAAGCTTTCCTACTGAAGTAGCACATGGATTTTACTTGAGGCAAAAGGAACTAAAAACATTATTGATCACGGTCCTTGTTTCTTTGATAGTTTAAGTTATTTTTCAAAGCAACAGATACAAACCAGATGGTGGAGAGTCAGACTTCAGAGCTGCAGTGATATTGTTGTTTACACATCAGATTTGGATTACAGATGGCATTAGGATTATGGTCATTATTTTATCCCGTGTCCGTCCTGCAATGATGACACTGACTGCCACCACCTGTCTGCATTAATACAGAGTATTTACATACTAATTCATGTTGGTATACAGTAATGGATGATGATGTCCAGACTgtctagagctgcaacgattagtcgatcaacagaaaatgtaacaatcattttaattaaatatctaAAGCAAAAttgccaaacatttgctgttttcatcttctcaaatgtgaggcaGAGTTGTTTTTAAGTCTTGGTCCAAgtgagtcaagtctcaagtctctagCTCTGATTTCTTTAGAGctaactaatgattattttgattACTGATcgatctgttgattattttcacaactggttgatttgattttttgtctataaaatgtcagaaaaatgttgatcttCCTTTCCCAAAGGCCACAATGCAACCTAAAATGACTTATCTTGTctcaaccaacagtccacaaccgaAATACAGTCAGTTTAATATCACAGCAGACTAAATAAaccagggaaaaaaacatatttaaggtGGAACCACAGAAATTTagcacatttttttaacaaataactttaaaaaatgaattgatcATCAAAATAGCTGGTGATTCTTTTTCAGTCCACTGAATAATTATTTCATCAACCAGTCACTGCAGCAAACAAGACATATGAAGATGTCACCTTTCATGCTGGCAAACTGTAACAGCGCTTTTTCAGCCCTAACTAAATCAGTTGTTTTGTCTATCACTTCTGCAGCATGTTTATATGTTCTTCACATTCCCCCACTGTAGCCTATCAAAAAAGCAGTAAGTATGGGTAGAGCACGAAGCACCCAATGGcgacatttatgtttaatattgtataagatcttttatgaaataacataataaaaatgaacaaaatgttttacctGCTAAAGAGGTCATCCCACTTGAGAGACTCTATCTCCTGGTACTCTGATTTTTCCAGCAAACAGTCACATAGAGTTGGGTTTATGGTCACATAACTGATGGagaggaaaaatacaaaaacaaaaaacagtaaagtagATGAATGGCGCTAAACAGGACACATGCTGCCTTGTTAGACTGTGTCAGTTCAGTgcatttttattagattttttccATCACTCAATATCAATCAATTTGTTTCACATCAGAAGATCCACAAACATTAATGACCTTAAAAGAAACATGAGATGCTTCTTCGGCTTCAGAGTCACATTTAAGCATTTTAACCGATTATAATGGGATCAAATGGCCTGGGGTTAGATCAGTATTGGTTCAGCGGTTTATAGTGTTGCCCTTTTACCACCTCACCATGTTATGAAATAACTGACATGGTGGTTTAGGTGGTTatacttaaaaacaaactgagcacaacattttttacacaataaTGAAAGAATTTCTACCAAACTTTGTTGGCGGAGGTAATAATGACAATGTGCTCTGGTGCCTGTGGTTTGTGGTTTCAAACTAAGCACTCCACATCAACATCACACCAATATTCATTTCAAGGAGTTAAGCAGCtacttactttttattattttcatccaccagttcatttttcttcacataCTCTGTGACGATATCTCTCACTTCAGTAGGCTGCAGTATTGTCCCTTTCCTGTAGGGGGGGGagtgaatgtgaaaatgtgagaaaTCTATTATGTTCAGCTTTAAGAAAAGGCACATTTGGGAGATCTTTAATGTCTTTCTGTTCAATTTAACACCAATTCAAAAATTAAAAGAAGCAAAGCTGGCCTATTTCTCTTTGAACACAGCTATTTAAAGATCCCCACTAGTCATGTTTAAAGACATACAAAAATACTGGAATAACAATCATGTGTATTTCATGTGGTTTTTCTACAAACTTGAGGTTAATAAGCTTGatgaaaatacttaaaataccatctcctccttttccctcattgaaaaatccagaatctatgaacaTGCAAGGACCATTCTCAGTGTctcaggcttcaagtttccacttTTCATTGCAAAGCTGCAGATTGACTTCCAAACTGGTTGTAATGTCACAAAATCATACTTTTACATATATGTCTTAAACTgagattttcaatgagcacagaaaTACTTTCCCTTTTCAGTGGATAATGTGAGAAGTCTTCTTGTGTCAAACTTGCACATACATCATCCTGCACAGTTAACCTCCCCTGAAGAAACAataagtaaaatacatttgagagGAAGGGGACTTTAAAGTACTGAAAAAGTGAATGGGTCACATAAGAAGAAGACAACAGAGAATTAGCTCCCATTGTGTTTAGTAAGACAAATACATCCAACAACGTAATAGATATACTAACTGGAAAATGAACCATAACTGAAAAATGACCCTTATGAGAGACTTATATGCTATATACTGGCTTAAATGATTGCggcaatagttttttttttcatgagagAAATTGTGACAAGTCAAAgtagaaaaactgaaaaataaaattaatggCGGCTGTATTACATAGAGCAGCTTCATTTTCATGGTCCTGTCACACTGTCGCGGTTTACTGAGAGACTTGAAAAGAACAGAGCCAGTGCtcatgttattagtaacacctgtgctttgcatcacatttttataaatttaGCCACGTGACGTGACACTACAGTTCATGATGACATTTCCAGAGGAATCTCAAGTTACTGTTACTGCACCCTATAGAATAAACTGTTGAGGGTCTATTTTATAGGGAGAAGTAAATGAATAAGCAAGGgagttctttttttaacagtctaAGATCAACTTGTGTTCCTAATTATACTATCTCACGCCTTTCACAGGGAGCTCAGAGGTCAAGGTCCCCCATAGTGTAGCCCTCGGCATAGAAATTCAGTCACTCAATCAAGGAAATATGAAACTTGTGGAAGCTTGCGAACACATAAGCTTCAACTCTAACTGCTATATGCCCCCTGCTGAACCATGCAAACGTGGATGCATCAAGAGTCAGGGTTAGGAAATctcacatgcacgcacgcacgcacgcacacacgcacgcacgcacacacacacacacacacacacacacacctctttttTGAATCCAGAAAAAGAGACTCCAGCCGAGCTGACACAGAGTACAGAGTGGTGATCTCAGGAGGATGATACAGTGTTTCCCCTTCTCTTGCATCCTGCACTGGAGCCACTTCAACATCTGTCTCCTCGGGAGCAGCAAAGGAACGCAGTCTATAAAGTGTTGAtgcaataaaaagtaaaaggGCTGATCAGTTTGAATGTAGGCAGGCTGTGAGTTTGAATCTCAAACAAGAATTTGAGTAAAAGCTTGACTTACTCTCGATTACTCCAGTCCACAGCCACGATGCTCTCCACACCCTTGGTCAGTTCTTTCACTCGCACAAGgttatgctgctgctgcatggcCTGTAGAAACTTGGACAGCTgttgaaaaaaatcaattattaaagAAATGCTTGGTGATTACAAACAGACTcaataaatatgtttgtgtgttaaatgtCACATCCTGGATTCTGATATACCTTTTTATAGCTGGATTTTTTGATATCAAGCTGTTTTCCACTTGGGctggaaaaaacacaagatgTTTTCAGTGCTACATTTAATCTTTCCTCAGCAGCTCTTAAAAAATGAACTGTACTTTACCAGCAAGAGAACATGTGGTTGCGGAGAAATGTGCTGGTCAGCAGAGGGAGCTCTGACTTCTTCACCTTGCTCTTGAGAGCATGCAGAAAACACTGCAACAGCAGGGCGTCCATAATCTCTGTGAAATCAGGGTATGACTTGAGTCACATCCTTTTTTCTCTGAACAGGCTCCCATTTTGCCACATCAGAAAATCTTATTTTCCAGTTGTATCAACAAAGCACAACCACATGGTCACAAAAGTAACTCAGCGAGCATTAAAATCTGACCTGCAACCTCTTAGTCGTGAATGTCTCAGTTTGATTTCAATCTGGGATAATGGTACTTATAAAGCTGTAGCTGAAATGTTATTAAAAGCAGATTCAGCACAACTGTGGTGTAAGTACTTAAACTCGTTCTTATTGACATTTTAATACTTGCACTTCCCAACAACCTGTTTACAATTAGACAGATATGAAATGTGACTTAATCTAGTACCTTGTGGTGTTTTCtcgtcatcctcctcctcttcttgttcATTGCCCTTTTcacctttctcttcctcctgctccatCAGGCTTAGCTCCTCAGTACCAGAACAGACTTGATCTATGACCGCTTCTCCAGGACTCTGCTCATCCTCCACAcactcctcatcctcactgACCTCATACTCCTCTCCATTCAACCCCTGTCCGTCACTGTCTGCATATGGTAAAGTAGGAGGACCTGATTTATCTCCAAAAGccctaaaaaacaaatgtttttcgCATCATTTTGGTACCAGTTTTGTATTTGAAactagttttgtattttttaaattatttcttatCTTATTATTGACCTTATTAACACAAAAAAGTGgattattttgttaaatagAGTGCATTcaacattaaaggaatagtttgacattttgggaaatacactttcTCAATGAGAGTTAGACGAGAAGATCGATTCCACCCTCTGTCTGGTAAATTTACAGCTACAGTGAGCAGCTGGTTTGCTttgcttagcataaagacttgaaacagtgggaaacagctagcctggcggTGTATGGAGATAACAAAATCCTCTTAGCAGCACCTCTTGGTCTCACTACTAAACTCTATATtgactatttcttggccaggcACAGTGACTGAAGTATTGTTGTAACCGTGAAGTTAGCAGGCAACAAGCTAAGACCTAACGAAGTCATTGTGTCTAGTCAAGAAAATAGTTCAAACATAGCTTGTTAATTAATGAGTCATTGAGGTGCTGGTAAGCAGATTTGGTCACAGAGCCTGGTTGGTTGTTTCTGCCTGTTACCGGTCTTCATGACAAGCTAAGCCAAGCCACCCAGCTCTAACTTTATATTTGCTTTTCTGCACATATGTTTTTgctatttcccaaaatgtcaaactattcctttaaacaaaaacacatttttttaaaaatattttaaaagaagatGGAAGCCACTCACCAGAGATGATCCATGTATGTGTGGAGAACATACACTCCTCTCCCTTTCATGCCCAAACTATGCATTTCTGCACTGGACACTGCAGCAGTGCCAACTGCAACAGGCGCTCTGCAATCAACCCGGAGAACACTGTCACACTTACACATCAGAAGGACATCTGAGAGgtcttttcaaatattttattaaaacttaCCTATTATTTACTAATGTAACACCACAGCAGTCCCCCTTTTTCACATCTGGGAGACCACTTGAAGGCACCACCACACCTGGCAGCATAAGATCTTTGGAGAAGCACATTTGAcaatcaatcagttaatcaCAGTAAATCaatctaaatgttttaaagatctGGTACAGGTattgatctaaaaaaaaaaaaagcataccTGCCCCTCCGGCCAACTTCTGAAGAACAGGAGGCCATGTCCTGAATGTTGGCAGGGCAGCAGGATAGCTCCAAAGCATATACACTGAAAAATATGATAATGACCAGGTGAAATAGTTACTTAAAGAAGAGCTTTCAGTATTTTCAACCATTGAAATATAGCTTAATAGCTAGCTACTTACCTGTAGGATAAAGTCGTTTCTCCAGTTCAAAGAACAGTGGATTTTTGTGAATAACATAAAGTGTCACGGCATCACCCTTGTGTGTATAAATCTTCACAACATTTAATTCCTCTTTGTTGGGGACCAGCTCAGATAACTCATcagcagacagtgcaggaaagGTTACAGTTATGTCAGCTTTGAGCTTTCTCCTAAAAGTAATAACACAAACAAGTCTCATTCATTGGATAATtgcatacattttcatataGTAATAACTACTTTCATAGATCGACATTTTGAACGACTGAATATTATGAACTAATATTTTTCACTTGCATACATCTGCACCCTGCAGCAATGCCTTCTGTTGTTTTTACGTACACTACTTTATGTAGACTCCTCATTCAGCCTAACACGCATAAATCATtgactgtatgttttttattccaATACGGACTGTTTGCCCATAAAATATCATCTCAGAAATGTACATGTGCATTCAATCAAAGACTATTGTTTAGGTATTATTTTGTCTGAGTGGACAGGAATTTGCCATTAATCTCGCCAACTCAGGGTGACATGTCAGCAGTAACCAATAACAGGAGGAGTGGA is a window of Scomber scombrus chromosome 10, fScoSco1.1, whole genome shotgun sequence DNA encoding:
- the eif2d gene encoding eukaryotic translation initiation factor 2D; the protein is MFAKTFRVKSNTVIKGSDRRKLKADITVTFPALSADELSELVPNKEELNVVKIYTHKGDAVTLYVIHKNPLFFELEKRLYPTVYMLWSYPAALPTFRTWPPVLQKLAGGADLMLPGVVVPSSGLPDVKKGDCCGVTLVNNRAPVAVGTAAVSSAEMHSLGMKGRGVYVLHTYMDHLWAFGDKSGPPTLPYADSDGQGLNGEEYEVSEDEECVEDEQSPGEAVIDQVCSGTEELSLMEQEEEKGEKGNEQEEEEDDEKTPQEIMDALLLQCFLHALKSKVKKSELPLLTSTFLRNHMFSCCPSGKQLDIKKSSYKKLSKFLQAMQQQHNLVRVKELTKGVESIVAVDWSNRELRSFAAPEETDVEVAPVQDAREGETLYHPPEITTLYSVSARLESLFLDSKKRKGTILQPTEVRDIVTEYVKKNELVDENNKNYVTINPTLCDCLLEKSEYQEIESLKWDDLFSRTLGRMQECYQIVFPGQAPLTKKGHIEPIDIAVASRGSNKKVTLIKNLEVYGLDPSVVATALQHRVQASSVLHPIPGAKDKVLVQIQGNQIQKVGNLLLDHYQIPRKYIQGLEKAPKSGKKK